TGTAGCTAATTAATGGGgggaaagagaaacaaatcacTGTGAGACAGGAAATTGCTCGTTTTTTGCTAGTTATATGGGGTGGGGTGCGGGTAGGGCAGACAGTTTCGTTCATTATTTTATTTCGAATGAATAGCCATAACATAAATTATAGTGTAAGTAATGCCATTCTAGTTGTCATCCTATGTGTAAAATTGTGGTAATGCAGGCAGAATCCATCCCCTGAGCTGGTTCCTGAACAAGCCCCCTctcaaaaaatatataaaagcttCTTTTAACACACGATCATGGGCTACTCGAATTGTTTGACTCTGGCTGTGGTGCTGTGCTCTCCTAGGCTGAGGCTGATGTAGCTTCCCTAAACAGACGTATCCAGCTGGTTGAGGAGGAGTTGGACCGTGCTCAGGAGCGTCTGGCCACAGCTCTGACCAAGCTGGAGGAGGCTGAGAAGGCTGCTGATGAGAGTGAGAGGTGGGTGTCTTTCACCTGGTCAACATACTCGAGTCGTGCCGCACCGCACAAGGGTTGGTTTCCAAGATGCTGCAAACATTTTGTCCATTGTTAGCATGAAAGGTCTTTAAGACCAGTGGTTaagtgtttaattttgtgcatcTCCCTTacgtttaaaacaaaaaaaaaagtttaaagaaaAGAGAGATGTCAAAGATTTGAGCATGAAACTAGCTGTTGGAGAACAGCTCATAATGGTGTGGTTCAGTGCTGCCACTGGTGAATGGAAGTTGGTCAGTTCAAACAAACTAGTTTTTTCTAAGACTGTCTCCCATATCTTTAAGAAATTACTTATTTATGATGCAGAGTAACTGTCCAGGCACGTGCCGCACTGCATGTTTATGGAGACTAAATGTCTTTGAACAAAACGTATGCAGGTATTGGGAGCACTGATGCAGCCcacctgcttttttttaaaatttttttaaatgagtgttTGTTCATTCACATTCGTGTAGTCACCGTGCCTGTTACAATTTGAACATTGTGAGCCATACAAGACGGAATTGTAAAAATAGTGCTTGGACTCACCCGCAGCTCTGCTTTCTGTCCCACAGAGGCATGAAAGTCATTGAGAACAGGGCAATGAAGGATGAGGAGAAGATGGAACTGCAGGAGATCCAGCTGAAAGAGGCCAAACACATTGCTGAGGAGGCTGACCGCAAATATGAGGAGGTAAGTTTCTCAGCTGCTCACCGCACTCTGAGGTGCCTGCATTCTTTTAATATCATAGAAAGGCTACAGTTCCGTGGTAGAGGCACTTTTGAATATGTCTGTACACTGATGTGTGGGACCGTACTGTGCTGTGACTTCAGGTGGCCCGTAAGCTGGTGATCATTGAGAGTGACTTGGAACGTACAGAGGAGCGCGCCGAGCTGTCTGAGAGGTAGCATCCTTTTCTTCTCCGACCTGACGATATTAAACGAGGTTTGCAGTGAGGtcatgtcttctttttgcctgTTCCCCCCACACTGTAACTCAACAGCAAATGCTCTGAGCTTGAAGAGGAGCTGAAAACCGTGCAGAACAACCTGAAGTCTCTGGAGGCTCAGGCAGAAAAGGTAGGGTGGCTTATCGGGATGTTTGATTTAAGACCATTATTGACAAGTGAGCTTGTGAAATTTCACGTGTTGTGTCGTGTATATTTGTCTAACTCCGGCCTTTGCGTGTAACCACAGTACTCGCAGAAGGAGGACAAGTACGAGGAGGAGATCAAGGTTCTCACAGACAAGCTGAAGGAGGTGATTGAGCTTTGAGCTGTGATGACtcccatttattcattttaatggGTATTTTGTGAAGCCATCTGccttgtttttttacttttcttaatGTTGGGCCATGTTCCTCCTATCAGGCTGAGACCCGTGCTGAGTTTGCTGAGAGATCAGTCGCCAAACTTGAGAAGACCATTGATGACCTGGAGGGTATGAAACATTTACACTTCTTTGTGGTCTCTGGAAAAGTTTAATTgcacttttttccccctcaaaaTAAgaggatgttttatttttagttttaaaCACTAAACCAGTCAACACAGACGGGAATCCCGTCAGCCCATAACTGATGTCCTTGCTGTCTTCCTCAAACTTATGTCTTAATTTCTCAAAGAGAGCTTGataaaggaaggaaaggaaaaagtttaatttaaacACTGATGCAGTGTGAGGGTATTTGTTTGGTAAGCAGGGCGTTCACCAGTGTTCAAGACAAATATTTGTAGTCAGTTGTCTAcagtgcggggggggggggtcaacaGAGGCCAGCGTGATATTATTCATACATTTCTCACCACGGTGCAGTTTAGCATTCCGGTGTAGTGAGTGTTCGAGGCCAGCTAGTCCGTCCTTAGCGGTTGTCCCAGGGTCATGGAACATGTGAGGCCGTTTCTCAGTGACTCCTCAGGAATCTGACACAAACGTCAGCAGCTGTTCATGTGCCCTTCCTATTTCTgtcttccttttttccttttcagttgCACCATTTCTGCATTCTGTTGACTTTCATTctcttacatttatttatttttcttctgttcTTGTTTTCAAATGTTCCATTGCCTCTCAATAAAAACTACCACACTATAGATGAGCTGTATGCCCAGAAACTGAAGTACAAGGCCATCAGCGAGGAGCTGGACCACGCCCTCAACGACATGACTTCCATGTAATTCACCACATGCTTGATTCTGCTTTGTGCCTTAGATTCTGAGCTCCTAACCACTACTAGCACAATAGCTCCCTCTTGTGGCATGTTGAGTGCAGTGACTTTCACTCAACCCGATCCTCGATGAAcgatttgttttacatttttatttttttaaattattcttAACTGTTAAGAGTTAACTTTTATTTGCAGCTAAACTAGTTTTTGATCTGCTTCTTGGGTTAGAATAGACATATTGTCTGACATAGGTAAGCTGCTTAGTGTTTGGTGCGTCACAGCTACATTtaagtttctttctcattttcTGGCTTTTCCCTTGCAtccctttttgttttgcatGTCATTTATCTTTTATGCCTTCCATTTCCCCCCTCCAACACTTCTGCTCTTCTGTTTTCACAGCTAAACTTTTTCACCCATCACTCCAGAAGCTGGTTGAGCATCATCATTTCTCTCCTGTGCAGCACAGTCCAaatcttgtctttttgtttctgtATTCCTTTACTACCCTGACACTTGTGCACATTGGGCCATCGCTGCCACCATCCATTCTTCCATCTGTCATACAGACTTTTGAGCCGTATTGCTGTCTGTAAAATAAACATTCTTCCATCCatgtcagcccccccccccccctctcctgcGATGCTTCTTTATTTCCATTTGtcccaaactttttttgatTTGTCCTAtgtctttaatttattttgttgagTAGCTTTTGAATAAACTCTTTAGCTCCTCTCCCATTTACTGTTCTTTTTCTATTTGAGAGGACTATCAATGGAAATGATGACTGTGGTAAGTTACCATAGTCATAAGTTAGTTGCTTATTTAGTCAATTTTATTGATGTTGCTGTTTGAGCATATCGGTTGGCTTTAAGGATTTTGAATTTACTGACCCAGACATGTTTGTTTCAGCACCTCCATAGAGCTATATTCCTTTTTAGTATCTCTGCTCAGTAGGACTTAAATATATCATAGCAAGTTCACATACTCTTTTTTTTGAGCGGTAACCTCGCCAGATTTGCAACAGAAGAGAAACTCGTCACTGTTTTAAATgtagtctctctctctctctggatATGCATAAAGCAGTCTGAATCAAAAAGTATAAACTGTGGACTTTAGCATTGACATCAAACGACTGTCAGTAAAATTAATGGCTTTTGTAGACGAAACGTTGAGGTGtcagaaaatacattttctgtCACGAACATCTAAGGGATTATAACTTTTAAAAAGtacattgttttttattttttataaatctttaaatgcttcCAGTATGATCCACTTAGTTCAGTTCTCTAAGGCCAAATCTGATGTGGAATAATTTAATCTTGTAGCCTCATTCCAGGCTGTGGTCTGTAGCTGGGGGGGGGTAAAAGAAAACCAATGTTTCAGTAAAAGCTACTCTGGAAAAAACCATTCAAAATAGGCACATAACTGTGTGACTTTGATCGTCTGGGAGATTAGGGATTGTGGGAGACCTTTTTTGAAATGTGAAAGTGGTGGTTTTAGCTTTCTGTGTTCACGAAGTTGTGGAAGTCATCAGCTTGAACACAAACTGTCATTTGCTTGATTAGTTTCAGAGCTAACTCTTAACACTTTGTCTTTTGTACTAACATGCCTTCTTGTCTCTTTTcctctgactgctttctgactGTCAAGACCATCTTTACaagcagcttgaaaaaaatcgcCTTCTGACCAATGAACTGAGAGTAGCCCTAAACGAGGCGTAAGCTGGAGCGGGTTCTCAGACGCTTTAATTTTTCTGACGCTCCAAAGTCCAGGAATATCGTCAAATGACTTTGGTGTATAGACGGCAGTATCTACGACGCTAAATGAACAATTTTCTCAACTAAAAGAGGATTTTTACTTTGTGCTCTCGAACAACTGTTTCAAGTGGGAGGTCAGAAAACCTAAGATCTGGAGAAGTTATAGTTGATTTGATGTATTTTCTCAGTTATTGTCAGGGCTGGAGTACATGCATCTGGCTATGATTTACATGGTGCTGGGGTTTCTTAAAAGCCCACACTTGGAAGTTTGAAATTCTATGTGGTGTAGAATTCTTTCTACATCACTGTATCCCAAGTTGAGTTTTCAGCAAAAGGAATCAATGAAAATCTGAGGATTTGCCAAAGATGTGGTGTGCTCTGCTGTTCTCGGAACCAAGCTTGCAGTTATTTTGATTGATTTTACCTGTAGCATGTCAGCACAGAGTCGCACTTAGGCACTATGTTCGTTGTGTGTTTAAATGCTGGAGAGCAGGTGTAAGTAAGGTTGACTGTTTAACCCCAGCTGATCAGGAAATGTTCATAAGGCAAAATAGTAGCACAGGAGAAGATTGTATATTGTGGCATGTAGCAGCGAGCACTCTGTGCTGACCATTGGTGATATGAAACGGTCTATTCAGTGACGTGTTCGAAGCACCCCAATGCCCCCACCCGCCCCCATCAAAAGGAATGAACCCATATGATTCTGATTCCCGAGGCCTCACTTAAATTTGATGCGATACCATAGACTGTGCTTAAATATGAAAGGGGGGTGCAAAGGCACCTCTTTCTGTGCACAAATTGGTTTAAGCTTCACACATCCACAGAAAAGGACATTTTCAGATCGGTGTCTAGATTTAATTGATAAATGTTGGATGATTTAAATGAAGATGATCTTATTCGTATCCGAAAATCCGTCtttacaaaacttttttttggagTCGGCTTGTGTAGTCTTGAATTCAGCCCTGGCAATAGCTTGAGTGTAGCATTTCCAAACTAAGAGATCACATATCAAATCTGATTTTGGTTTTCATTGAGTGGAGGATATGTACTTGTCAGTTAGTTTGAAAAATATTCTATCGAGAGGTGTAATTTCAAATACTCACGAGGTTTGTGACAATATTAGCATGTTTAACTGTCTCCTGGAGCAGAGCCTTGTCTGTTTGAATATCTGCACTGTTTGCTTGTTTTAATGGTCCTTTAACTGTTGTAATGCTGTATTGACAGATAAACTCACACGTGCTAAAGAAGAGAGCCTGAGCACAAAGCAGATGCTGGATCACACTCTAATGGAGATGGTTAACATTTGACCCAGCTCTGGTCCCTCTCCCCACGTTGCAACACATGCTCTGAATATGGCTGGCTCCCTCGTGCAACTGCTTCAGAAAATGCTGGGGTTTGGTTATTTTCCTCTTCTGGCCTTGTCAACTTGAGGACACATGCTCCCCACTAAGTAGCAGGCAAAACAAAAAGCTCTGAGCTGCAACTCAACTACAGTGTTCTGTATTACACGGTATATTCAAAGGTCTGTTTAAATTCACTGTTTGTCTTACATTTATTCACAGTTTACATTTGTATGTTGGGACTTTGCACTTTTTGTGGGGGGAACATACTGCACATGATCATTGTGAATGAAGCCATAATTTAAGCCAAGGTTATATAAAAGGGACTTTTATTATATGTACTTTTGTGTAGCCACTTGTGTCAGTTTCCTCTGTGTTCTAAGCACCCATTCATTGTCAGTGACGTTTTTCTCCCAGTTCAGCAAGGAATTCTTAGCACAGTTGCGAATGTACTGTATTGTGTCGGCTAAGCGAGAGAAATACTTTAGCTCTGTACTGTTTCTAAATgtagatttttcttttgtataaacttttttttttttttttttttgtctctccaTTTTATCTTCATCGTATTatcatgaataaatgaaaaatcaTGAGAAAATTAAGTTATTtactctgctgtttttctttttttgtctgtgtaaATTGTTTCTGTGTACCCCAACACACTGATGCATATCATTATTGTGGCAATCTTGACACAATGGGGAAAAACCTGAGCCTTTAGTGAAGAAATGCACCTGTGTTTAAATGTCCAAACATAAGTCATAACCCTTAGCTTATTGCAGTTCACCATTAATGCAGTAGTATTTCACTGTCTCAAGAACCCACACATGTTCTGTAGGTCAGCAGCTTGAAATGTGTGTTGTAACAGTGACACCTaagcttatatatatatatatataatgctcTAAGAACAGTATGCTTGTGACCCCTCTGCGCAAGTGTTGAGCTCAGAATAGGCTTTCTCCTCTCTTAAAGGGATAAAAAGGAAACGTGTCATATCTTATGTGCAGTGAAAAAACAAGTGCAGATAAATCGGCAGGAATTAACAGATTTTCTCTGTATAAAGGTACCTAAAGTGTAACCAGGTTCCATGACTACTTTACAGTATAAACGTTATACCCCTCCTCGCCGGAGGGGGCAGTACCGCGCACAATAACGGGCATCCCGGCAAAGCAGGAAGTGCAAAGGCAAAAGTTCGTAGCTGGGCAGCTGTGCTGGGACTCGCCGCTTGAGAGTTAAATATGTGTGAAAATCAAGAGTTTAGTGATCCTTTGCAAGACAGCAAGGCTGCCTACGTACTTAGCAATGTTGCCGAAGTAGTTGAGAGAATTCTGACGTTCGTACCAACCAAATCGCTCCTTCGGATCGCGAGGTAATGGAAAGTGTTTGCGTGCTAAATTGTTTACTTCGACTGTCCGTCGAATGGAAGTGAAACTGTTTCCATAAAACGGTGTTCAGGCTAAAACAGGAAGCTAAAGTGGCAACTAAACTTACTGCTCTAATGGTTACTTTGCATTATGTTAAGAGTGAGTTGGTTTTTGGtgcttttatgtgttttttttgttttgttactaAGGCGTCAGTAGAGAAGCTAGCTAGCTAAGTTACTTCTTGGACAGCCGGTGAACCTGAATGTGTTTGTGGTTCCTCTCAGTGTGTGCAGACTGTGGAGAAACACTGCCCGCAGAGTGCTCAGGACTCAGCAGCATCTGGCCTGGGTGTCAGCCACTGGACCCTCCACCTCAGAGGTCCATCCTCTCTGCAGCACCCTGGTTGACGAAGTGGAGGTATTGTATTCTATTTTTGTGGGAGGATGAAACAAAACAAGCTACGTGTAGAAGGTCACGTTAACGATTGTCTTTAAGGTAGGCACGCTTGGTGCCCGGTGAGTGGTTTACTACAGAAAAACGAATGGAAATGTTTCTTCCTGTTTTCCACCAGTGAGGTAGCGGGACTAATGGTTCTGATTTCCGGAAAATTATTTCAGGACCTGAAAATAATGTCAGCACAATTGGCAGTTTCTCGTTTCTCATCGTATTTAAAGTTAATAAAGAATATATAAAGTCTGTGTTAAGGACTTTGCATGTTTTGAATGAGTAAACATTGTGTTGTAATTTTGTTCGGATACCATCAAACCGATATGTAGTCATGTGCAATTTGCCTCTGATTATTTCCAgaatgtgtttctcctgcctaAAACGGTTCTGGCAATGGTAGACTGTGAGGCCTTCAGTGGACAAGCGTATTGCTACAAACAGAACAAAGGTTGGTATTACCTTGGATAATGTGCTGTGTTCTTTagaccaggggtcttcaacgtttttcaggccagggacccccaaactgatggagagttggagcagggacccccctactatttatatggcatacaattgtgttttatatttaacggggcctagtgccgtgtataaacatagctactctgttatcgtacattcaatactaagctattcaaataatacacaggttaatatattcatgtttttattttaaacatgtgcaaggtacagggtggccgtgccactgccatttatttataaacaaacatcttgcatacaacactgagctattcaaataatccacagattttaactttaaacatgcatgtagatgggacaatgaatcctcaaaccatctgtggatggcacacgtttgcacacaatttgtgagaaaaaactgtttgaaaaaaaaaaaaaacctccgcggaccccctgttgaagacctctgctttaGACAGAAAATGGCAGAGGTGGGGACATCGGTCATACAGATTGATCACTGACAACACTTCTGTTTTAGTTATttacaaaaacacattaagCCTGAAGTCTGGAATTGATGGAGATCACCAAACTATGGGCTTCTTCCTTTGTAATGTGGTGTCAGGTCTTTATTTGGCAGCGGCCTTCAGTTGCtcttacttgtttttttttagattgtgAATCTTTCATCTTCAAGTAAAATCCAGTTGGATTAATTTGAGTTCAGGAGCAGACAGTAAACAGTATCTCTACACACATCAGAGCTCATAAGAGTGTCCCTGTCATCAATAAACACTAGTGACCCAGTGTCTTTGGAAATTTGGAAGCCACATGTGCCTAAGCCATCAAACCGCATCTGCATATTCTAACAGTGAGGTTCGCTTCAGATCATAGCAGTTCCAAGCGctttctgtgcttttttttcttccattcatGCTTGTATATGTTGATCTTAGTTTCATCTGCTCAAAGAATGTTTTCAGAAAGGGTCGGCCTTTTTTAAATAGTCATTGGTTTCGTCTAAGTATTTTCTGTACTTTCAGTTTATGAGGTTTAATAAGGATTTGCACCTTGTGTGGATTTGCACATACCTTGTCTGTATGTGATTGGTTGAAAGTCTTCTCTGTTTTGCAGTCTTGAATACTTTTATGTTAGTGATGTGTTTGCCTACTCTTTCCCTTGGCTTTACATTGTGAATACCTTATTTCTTTTCTGTGCAAACAACCCTCTTGTCTTCATTTTATATTTCTGCCTTTTTATGTTTCCAACCTCACTGGTGTCTCCATCTTTCAGACAGAATCAAAAAAGTAAAGTTGATCAGCCACTCCCTTTGTTCCTGCTCTCTctaaagccccatacacacacgtcgctgctatttactcgctcagcgagtgaagtcaatagaatgtctatgtgttcacgcgaggcgagtaggcgagtaggcgaggagagtacaagcgatgcgatatgggcggattccgagatgaacatatttcaacttcgagcgacgcgagtaaagcgagtagccaattaaaatgcagaatacagattattgacaggtgacgttcccccagtgttctccaaacagtggccacccaacttctacacaccaagtcagcaaaagcacccaagcgagtggcgagtaggcgagtgagcgagtagcgaataaatagcagcgacgtgtgtgtatggggcttaatggtttctgttgttgttttttgcaaTCTTAGGAGGACTTGTTTCACTTGTATTGATAGTTCAATTGACTTTGTATTGATCCCAGACCTTTTAACTGCTTAAGTAATGAAGAATAAACTAAGGAGTTGCCCACACCTGTCAGTGAAATGGTTGGAGTCAGTGGTGGAATTACACAAGGCCCCCAGAATGAGATAAGCACGCATATTAAATCTGGATACCTTAACTGTTTTGGAAAACAGCAAatattaaaatgacaaataaagtcAATGTCAGTACATTTCCAAGCCAAACTGCACATTGTTATTTGAGGGTAGATACACATTTGTAATGAGGAATgtacttaaagggatacgccacccccaggccaaattaagtgtatccccgcattcccgaggcataaataagtgtgtgggagcgacccaggcattgtccgaatctcacagcactgaccactgcttggtttcgcgtaatacctccatgctagcgtcgccaatcgaaatatttcgcccaacgtgaattcatttacttgatttaccttctaattactgtgtgagtggtgtactttcacatcgagtgcaaatgactgtgtaaatcaacacggaaggcttggtttgctcatgtcggtttgggaactagtttccagtgcggaaaacacagccgacgcacactccccgctacgtcattgggaatccctaCCCCCACTGTCCCATCTGTGTTCGAAACAGAGGTTGAGCGGAGTAATATTTtgattggcgacgctagcatggaggtattatgcgaaaccaagcagtggtcagtgctgtgagattcagacaatgcctgggtcgccaggaaaacgctcccacacacttatttatgtctcgggaatgcggggatacacttaatttggcctgggggtggcgtatccctttaaattaTGCCACAGCACAGCGGCATGTAGAAAGGCTGGAGAAAGTCCAACATCTTTGATTTTATTGATGTGATGAATACTTCCCACATCTTCTTTGTAATTGCAGCCTTGGCTTTTTGTTGTGGTTACAAGGAAACCAGTTGATTGCATTGAATACCACTTCAAAACAAGGGACTTACTCTGAAATCCGTTCATACTGCCAGAATGTGTTTTAATGAGTGCTCAGCAGTTAAGTAACGACAGGCTCTGCACTGAGTGTCTGAATTTATAGTTTAGTCAAAAATAGAAGTTTGTCTCCTCATTTATAGTTGGAATGGCAGTCTTATTTGCTTCAAAACACACCAGATGAGGCTGCGTTTGTGATGATGTTGAGTTAAACCATTGTCTTCCATGCGCCTCTCAGTTAATGCAAAATGGGAAAACGTAGAATTGTTTATCAATTTGAAATGTTGATTTtgatatcaatttggctttttTAGTGCTGCTTTTAGATGCAAACTTCTTTCTAGAGTGTAGATCATGAGTTATATCTTAAGTCCATTTTCCAAAACAatcctgtggtatgaaatgaaGGAAGAAATGCCAGtctgttgcattttttttatattttattttgcaataacTAAGCACCAAACTCTAAGCTAAATACAGCCACACATGTTTAAAAATAGTGCAATAGACTGCCCCCCCATAAATCTATAAAGTGCAGTTAGGAGGAGTACATGGTGTGACTGCTCTTTGCCGTTAAAACACCACCAGTTcttatagaaacatgtttatgCTCATCAGTCACCTGAGAAAATGCTGGATTTAGGAGTTTGCGGTGTCTTTTTTCGCTTCACGCActaatgctgctgttaaagtcgaGGTTCTCTGGGAACTATACAAACCCTTGCAGGGTTGTTTGTCCTTCTTGTTGATGAAGATGATTGACtttggctatttttttttttttttttttttaaatccagacGGCTACAGCCTTGGCTTTAGTGACCTATCTCATgaaaatgttttcctttttgtttttccttctgtTGAACTGAAGCAAAAAGAAGTCGCCACTGTCCGGACACCGTTGAAGAACTGAACTTGCTTTTCCCCAAAGGCTGTGACGTCATCGGCATCGCATCACCAGGCATAGTCTGTAAGTGTTCctcttttgttttggtttcGCTAAGCATTTATGACAGGAAAAAGTACATTTTCTACATTTGAGgaataaaacattttgttttttgattaagGACAGATTCAATATCATGTCATTGTTTCTTAAATAGACATACTAACGAATGCTTGGGGCAATTTAGAAATGGTGTCATCCAGCATtgcatcccccccccccttttgaATCGAGTGCTGTTCTGCTCTACTCCAAAACTCGTTGACAGTACAAAAGTGTGGCCTTACTCTGTTTATCTGCTGGACTACATTGCTCTGAAAGTGAAAAGTTTTTCTAACCCGTGTAAGAGAAATCGTTCACCTCGCAGTTGAGGGAACTACACATTAATCCCCTCTGCTGCCGCTGCCTACTCAGAAAGCGCCTCTGGTGGCTGGTATCACTGGTTGATAGATTGCCTCGTGGTCCCGGTGCTGTGCTCCCCATTTCTCCTTGTAATCACAACCCTCAGAGAATTGACTCTCCATCAGCCATGTTCCCTTTCCGCAGGATGATGGCCGATCAGGCTCTCATCATCTGTCAGGTTTAATGGCTGCATCGGCTGTTTTTGTTAACACTCGCATTTGTGATATGGCAGCCGGCGGCCTCCACGGGGTCACCATGCAGAATAAATTCAGTTAAATTAAAACTTCAACCGCATAAGGTTCCGTCTGTAGCAGGGGGAGCTTGTCCATTTAAACAGATGCAGAGATGCCtgatttaaagaaagaaagaaaaaacattaaatcataCAGCATTTATCTGTTGCATTGAATGATTGATTTCTTGCTTTCATGCAGTGTATTGTATAGTCAGCTGCTCCCATTTGCTAAACCTAGAATGACGTCCTGTACATCAAATCTGTTCCTCGCAGCTTGATATATTTCAGCAGGTGTGATCTGACTTTTTATCCCAGCTTTGAGGCCTTACTTTCCCATTTTGTGTCACTTGTACACTACCACAGCCTATCGGTGATGCTTCTTGGTAAACATGTTGTACATGTGGATGAAAAAGATGGATTACTGAAGCTCCAGATTTCTTTTTAATCATAATGAATAGCATTATCGGGCACACAGTAAGGAATGGGGACTAATGACAGCAATAACATTTGCCTGATTTTTGATTGATcagtgattattttttttgtataaattCAGTTGCACATCAGCACTTTGGCTCAGGAATAAGTCGAGCCCCAAAACTAAATCTAATAAAAGCGTAGGAGCAGAGAATGAGGCTGCCTTATGATCTGTTTATTTATGGCAGTGCAGCCCGATGTTTTCTCATTTGCATTGCAGCATATCCATCTCCTAAAGTGAGAGTGCCTGTTATTATGTCATTAATTCACGGTTGTGAAATCACATGGTGAGCGTTGCCTTTTCTTTTAATGGAACACATTTGTTCtttgctaataaagttattgaGTGGCTGATTATGGGAAAGCAATTCTCACCACAGCTACGATCACCAGTTTGTGATGGGTGAATCTTCTGCAAATGTACCTCAAGATGCCGTTCTTCTCATGGAGAGTGACCAAATCCAAGCTGAGATAAAATTCCAGCTGCTTCTCACTTGAAATGCTACATACAAATGTGTTTGTAAATTCACACTCtgctcctttttatttatttatttttttgctcgtTACTCTCGCCGGTAATTTAACAAATCACTCAATAAATATGAGGCTTTAAGCTCTGCTCTggtctggtttttcctttaaagcaGTAGTTTACTTCTGTGTCCCT
This Odontesthes bonariensis isolate fOdoBon6 chromosome 1, fOdoBon6.hap1, whole genome shotgun sequence DNA region includes the following protein-coding sequences:
- the LOC142378794 gene encoding uncharacterized protein LOC142378794 isoform X7; amino-acid sequence: MDAIKKKMQMLKLDKENALDRAEQAESDKKAAEDRSKQLEDDLVTLQKKLKSTEDELDKYSEALKDAQEKLELAEKKATDAEADVASLNRRIQLVEEELDRAQERLATALTKLEEAEKAADESERGMKVIENRAMKDEEKMELQEIQLKEAKHIAEEADRKYEEVARKLVIIESDLERTEERAELSESKCSELEEELKTVQNNLKSLEAQAEKYSQKEDKYEEEIKVLTDKLKEAETRAEFAERSVAKLEKTIDDLEAKLFHPSLQKLVEHHHFSPVQHSPNLVFLFLYSFTTLTLVHIGPSLPPSILPSVIQTFEPYCCL
- the LOC142378794 gene encoding uncharacterized protein LOC142378794 isoform X6 yields the protein MAGGSSLEAVKKKIKSLQEQADVAEDRAALVQRELNQERSAREAAEADVASLNRRIQLVEEELDRAQERLATALTKLEEAEKAADESERGMKVIENRAMKDEEKMELQEIQLKEAKHIAEEADRKYEEVARKLVIIESDLERTEERAELSESKCSELEEELKTVQNNLKSLEAQAEKYSQKEDKYEEEIKVLTDKLKEAETRAEFAERSVAKLEKTIDDLEDHLYKQLEKNRLLTNELRVALNEA